A stretch of Rhizobium viscosum DNA encodes these proteins:
- the rpiA gene encoding ribose-5-phosphate isomerase RpiA, which translates to MDAREMKIKAAEAALVHVEYGMRLGIGTGSTAEEFVRLLAERVAAGFKVEGVPTSERTARLCVELGVPLKSLDELPQLDLTIDGADEVDAGLRLIKGGGGALLREKIVAAASTRMIVIADESKLVETLGAFALPIEVNPFGLVSTRMAIERTASRLGLSGELTLRQSGDGEFTTDGGHYIIDASFGRIPDAEALSRELNSIPGVVEHGLFINMAALAIIAGPAGARTLQANR; encoded by the coding sequence ATGGATGCCCGCGAAATGAAGATCAAGGCCGCCGAGGCAGCACTCGTCCATGTTGAGTACGGCATGCGCCTCGGAATCGGGACGGGAAGCACGGCGGAGGAATTCGTCCGTCTGCTCGCCGAAAGGGTTGCAGCCGGTTTCAAGGTCGAGGGCGTTCCGACGTCCGAGCGCACCGCGCGGCTCTGCGTCGAACTCGGCGTTCCCCTGAAATCGCTGGATGAGCTGCCACAACTGGATCTCACCATCGACGGCGCCGACGAAGTCGATGCAGGCTTGCGGCTCATCAAGGGAGGCGGCGGTGCGCTGCTGCGCGAAAAGATCGTCGCTGCAGCCTCGACGCGGATGATCGTCATTGCCGACGAGAGCAAGCTGGTCGAGACGCTCGGCGCTTTCGCATTACCGATCGAGGTCAATCCCTTTGGCCTCGTTTCGACGCGCATGGCGATCGAAAGGACGGCCTCGCGCCTTGGTCTCTCCGGCGAACTGACGCTGCGTCAGTCCGGCGACGGAGAGTTTACCACCGACGGCGGACACTACATCATCGATGCATCTTTTGGCCGCATTCCTGATGCAGAGGCGCTTTCGAGGGAACTGAATTCCATACCCGGTGTCGTGGAGCACGGGCTTTTCATCAACATGGCGGCGCTTGCGATCATTGCTGGTCCTGCAGGTGCCCGCACGCTGCAGGCAAACAGATAA
- a CDS encoding DUF2059 domain-containing protein: MMNIAGLGRLAAATIVLSGLAFGSAARAQEVSEEQLKAARAAMDAIGATTQYDNILPGLAERLKAGLIQDSPNYQDVITATVDSQALALAPRRADLEKEAALTYAKAFTVDELKAIADFYNSDVGKKLLRDGPVASRETAKAADIWAQGISRDLEKQSNAELSKVIKAPPPATDSPANPAPAAAPAPAKP, translated from the coding sequence ATGATGAACATTGCAGGTCTTGGCCGTCTTGCCGCTGCGACCATCGTTCTTTCCGGGCTTGCCTTCGGCTCTGCCGCAAGAGCGCAGGAAGTTTCCGAAGAGCAGCTGAAGGCTGCCCGCGCAGCCATGGATGCCATCGGCGCAACCACCCAGTATGACAACATCCTGCCGGGTCTGGCCGAGCGGCTGAAGGCCGGCCTCATCCAGGATTCGCCGAACTATCAGGACGTGATCACGGCGACCGTCGACAGCCAGGCTCTGGCTCTGGCACCGCGCCGCGCCGACCTCGAGAAGGAAGCGGCTCTAACCTATGCCAAGGCCTTCACGGTCGACGAGCTGAAGGCGATTGCCGATTTCTACAATTCCGACGTCGGCAAGAAACTGCTGCGCGACGGCCCGGTCGCCTCGCGCGAGACCGCCAAGGCTGCCGATATCTGGGCGCAGGGCATTTCCCGCGATCTGGAAAAGCAGAGCAATGCCGAGCTTTCCAAGGTCATCAAGGCTCCGCCGCCGGCAACCGACAGCCCGGCGAACCCGGCTCCGGCCGCTGCACCGGCACCCGCCAAGCCGTAA
- the gor gene encoding glutathione-disulfide reductase, protein MPSYDYDLFVIGGGSGGVRSARVAASLGKKVAIAEEYRYGGTCVIRGCVPKKLFVYASQFHEHFEDAAGFGWTVGESSFDWKKLIAAKDVEISRLEGLYKKGLAGANAEILETRAELVDAHTVKLLKTGETVTARTIVIATGGRPNPHEALPGHELCISSNEAFHLEELPKSILIAGGGYIAVEFANIFHGLGVETTLIYRGTEILSRFDEDLRRGLHEAMAAKGIRILCQDVMQHVSKGENGLVIETLKNGTLNAGVVMLALGRDPNTKGLGLEQAGVALNERGAIIVDDFSRTNVENIYALGDVTDRVQLTPVAIHEAMCFIETEYKNNPTKPDYDLIPTAVFSQPEIGTVGLSEEEAAKRYKELEVYRAQFRPLKATLSGRAEKMIMKLIVDAASRKVVGAHILGHDAGEMAQILGITLKAGCTKDDFDRTMALHPTAAEELVTMYAPSYRIRDGKRV, encoded by the coding sequence ATGCCATCCTACGACTACGACCTCTTCGTCATCGGCGGCGGTTCGGGCGGCGTGCGCAGCGCGCGCGTTGCAGCCTCGCTCGGCAAGAAGGTGGCGATCGCCGAGGAATATCGCTATGGCGGCACCTGCGTGATCCGCGGCTGCGTGCCGAAGAAGCTTTTCGTCTATGCCTCGCAATTCCACGAGCATTTCGAGGATGCGGCCGGCTTCGGCTGGACGGTTGGCGAAAGCTCGTTCGACTGGAAGAAGCTGATCGCGGCCAAGGACGTTGAGATTTCGCGACTGGAGGGGCTCTACAAGAAGGGGCTTGCCGGCGCCAATGCCGAGATCCTGGAGACGCGCGCCGAACTCGTCGATGCACACACGGTCAAGCTCCTGAAGACCGGCGAAACGGTGACGGCCAGGACCATTGTGATTGCGACCGGCGGCAGACCGAATCCGCATGAGGCGCTGCCCGGTCACGAGCTCTGCATTTCCTCCAATGAGGCCTTCCATCTGGAAGAGCTGCCGAAATCCATCCTGATTGCAGGCGGCGGTTATATCGCTGTCGAATTCGCCAATATCTTCCACGGGCTTGGCGTCGAGACGACGCTGATCTATCGCGGCACCGAAATCCTCTCGCGCTTCGACGAGGATCTGCGGCGCGGGCTGCATGAGGCGATGGCCGCCAAGGGCATCCGCATCCTCTGCCAGGATGTGATGCAGCATGTCTCGAAGGGTGAAAACGGTCTCGTCATCGAGACGCTGAAAAACGGCACGCTCAATGCTGGTGTCGTCATGCTGGCGCTCGGCCGCGATCCGAATACGAAGGGGCTCGGGCTCGAACAGGCGGGTGTTGCGCTGAACGAGCGCGGCGCCATCATCGTCGACGATTTTTCGCGTACCAATGTCGAGAACATCTATGCACTTGGCGACGTCACCGACCGGGTACAGCTGACGCCTGTGGCGATCCATGAGGCCATGTGCTTCATCGAGACGGAGTACAAGAACAATCCGACCAAGCCGGACTACGACCTGATCCCGACGGCCGTCTTCTCGCAGCCGGAGATCGGCACGGTCGGCCTTTCCGAGGAAGAGGCAGCCAAGCGCTACAAGGAGCTGGAAGTCTACCGCGCCCAGTTCCGGCCGCTGAAGGCCACACTTTCGGGCCGGGCCGAAAAGATGATCATGAAGCTGATCGTCGATGCCGCAAGCCGCAAGGTTGTCGGCGCCCATATTCTCGGCCACGACGCCGGCGAAATGGCGCAGATCCTCGGCATCACGCTGAAGGCCGGCTGCACCAAGGACGATTTCGACCGCACCATGGCGCTGCACCCGACGGCCGCCGAAGAGCTGGTGACCATGTATGCGCCGAGCTACCGTATCCGCGACGGGAAGCGAGTCTAA
- a CDS encoding TadE/TadG family type IV pilus assembly protein, whose protein sequence is MGILSSAFLSDRSGNFGIMTALLMVPLVGSAGLALDYAHALSLRTQLYAAADAAAVGAVSEKSDAVIAAMTMQGNGTITVAKTDARNIFFSQMSGELTPVPVELSIDVTKTANKLNSTVTFSASVPTTFMHVLGQDSITISGTATAEYQTASFMDFYILLDNTPSMGVAATPTDVSKMEAKTGCAFACHQMDKSVNNYTIAKDLGVAMRIDVVRKATQALTDTAKTERVSADQFRMGVYTFGTKAEDAKLTTISSLTSDLTAVKNYTDAVDLMTIPKQNYNQDQLTSFDSAMTQMNTIIDPAGDGTSNISPEKILFFVSDGVGDSYKPSTCTKKTTGGRCQEPIDTSFCKPLKDRGVKIAVLYTTYLPLPSNNWYNDWIRPFQSEIPSRMAACASPGLYFEVSPTEGIADAMKALFLKVIRAPRITS, encoded by the coding sequence GCCTGCGTACCCAGCTCTATGCCGCCGCTGATGCCGCAGCCGTCGGCGCCGTTTCCGAAAAATCGGATGCGGTGATAGCCGCCATGACCATGCAGGGCAACGGCACCATCACCGTTGCCAAGACGGATGCGCGCAATATCTTCTTCTCACAGATGTCCGGTGAACTGACCCCGGTGCCGGTAGAGCTCAGCATCGACGTCACCAAGACCGCCAACAAGCTCAATTCGACGGTCACCTTCAGCGCCTCCGTGCCCACCACCTTCATGCATGTCCTCGGCCAGGACTCGATCACCATATCGGGCACGGCGACGGCGGAATATCAGACCGCCTCCTTCATGGATTTCTACATCCTGCTCGACAATACGCCGTCGATGGGCGTCGCCGCGACCCCGACCGATGTTTCCAAGATGGAGGCCAAGACCGGCTGTGCCTTTGCCTGCCACCAGATGGACAAGAGCGTCAACAATTATACGATTGCCAAGGACCTCGGTGTCGCCATGCGCATCGACGTCGTGCGCAAGGCAACCCAGGCGCTGACCGATACGGCCAAGACCGAGCGCGTCAGCGCCGACCAGTTCCGCATGGGCGTCTACACCTTCGGCACCAAGGCCGAGGATGCCAAGCTGACGACGATATCGAGCCTCACCTCGGATCTGACGGCGGTGAAGAACTATACCGACGCCGTCGATCTGATGACCATTCCCAAGCAGAACTACAATCAGGACCAGCTCACCAGCTTCGACAGCGCCATGACGCAGATGAATACGATCATCGACCCGGCCGGCGACGGAACGTCGAATATCAGTCCGGAAAAGATCCTGTTCTTCGTATCGGATGGTGTCGGCGACAGCTACAAGCCCTCGACATGCACCAAGAAGACGACCGGCGGCCGCTGCCAGGAGCCGATCGATACATCTTTCTGCAAGCCACTGAAGGATCGTGGCGTCAAGATCGCCGTGCTCTACACCACCTACCTGCCACTGCCGAGCAACAACTGGTACAATGACTGGATCAGGCCCTTCCAGAGCGAGATACCCTCGCGCATGGCCGCCTGCGCCTCCCCCGGTCTCTATTTCGAGGTGTCGCCGACCGAAGGCATTGCCGACGCTATGAAAGCGCTGTTCCTGAAGGTCATCCGCGCGCCGCGCATTACCAGTTAA